A stretch of the Serratia marcescens genome encodes the following:
- a CDS encoding type VI secretion system baseplate subunit TssE: protein MNDKRPPHYDGGDLRRQGYRYRQDSERLTSRDKMQPVLLDMLTDDEPQKKQEAQVRNLVSHSELRRRVLRDLQWLFNCVNSESNLDLGDFPQVRRSTLNYGIASLAGKRMSDIEWLDIQRALTESILHFEPRILPEGLQVRCISDTGSLELHNVLSIEIKGRLWCVPYPLEFLFRTDVDLENGHFDLKDIG from the coding sequence ATGAACGATAAGCGCCCCCCCCATTACGACGGCGGCGATCTGCGCCGCCAGGGCTATCGCTATCGTCAGGACAGCGAGCGCCTGACGTCGCGCGACAAAATGCAGCCGGTGCTGCTCGACATGCTGACCGACGACGAACCGCAGAAAAAGCAGGAGGCGCAGGTGCGCAACCTGGTGTCGCACAGCGAGCTGCGCCGCCGGGTGCTGCGCGATCTGCAGTGGCTGTTCAACTGCGTCAACAGCGAATCCAATCTGGATCTGGGCGATTTTCCGCAGGTGCGGCGCTCCACCCTGAATTACGGCATCGCCTCGCTGGCGGGCAAGCGCATGTCGGACATCGAATGGCTCGACATTCAGCGCGCGCTGACCGAGTCCATTCTTCATTTCGAACCGCGCATTTTGCCCGAGGGGCTGCAGGTGCGCTGCATCTCGGACACCGGCTCGCTGGAGCTGCACAACGTGCTGTCGATCGAAATCAAGGGCCGCCTGTGGTGCGTGCCCTATCCGCTGGAGTTTCTGTTCCGTACCGACGTGGATCTGGAAAACGGCCACTTCGATCTGAAAGACATAGGGTAA
- the tagF gene encoding type VI secretion system-associated protein TagF — protein sequence MSTDSSAPTSLGWYGKLPSAGDFLQRRLPDPVVNNWAHWFHNGLVNLQRDAQGPNGHPFSNAPVWNFVIPATLGSPYVQMGCLLPARDRVGRRYPICALRLFSQQDWRPQQLNMAASWYQQLGHTLLNGVRNGFSAEQIDRTLQAIPALPSPPAEADSEILSIIGFQHPDVPGLGWQQAADCFDPAQYTSFWWTNQADGHPLYTHVHSGNLTVQLFSLLFEPNGWARPGRGGQYPQMFD from the coding sequence ATGAGCACTGATTCAAGCGCCCCGACGAGCCTCGGCTGGTACGGCAAACTTCCTTCCGCCGGCGACTTCCTGCAGCGCCGCCTGCCCGATCCGGTGGTCAACAACTGGGCCCACTGGTTCCATAACGGGCTGGTGAATTTGCAGCGCGATGCGCAGGGGCCGAACGGCCATCCGTTCAGCAATGCACCGGTGTGGAACTTCGTGATCCCCGCCACGCTCGGCAGCCCGTACGTGCAGATGGGTTGCCTGTTGCCGGCGCGCGATCGCGTCGGGCGACGCTACCCGATCTGCGCGCTGCGCCTGTTCAGCCAACAGGATTGGCGACCGCAACAGCTGAACATGGCGGCGAGCTGGTACCAACAGCTCGGTCATACCCTGCTGAACGGCGTGCGCAACGGTTTCTCCGCCGAGCAGATCGACCGCACGTTGCAGGCTATTCCGGCGCTGCCCAGCCCGCCGGCGGAAGCGGATTCAGAGATATTGTCGATTATCGGTTTTCAGCATCCGGACGTGCCGGGCCTCGGCTGGCAACAGGCCGCCGACTGTTTCGACCCGGCGCAGTACACCAGTTTCTGGTGGACCAATCAGGCCGACGGACACCCGCTCTACACCCACGTGCACAGCGGCAACCTCACCGTGCAGCTATTTTCACTGCTGTTCGAGCCCAACGGCTGGGCGCGCCCCGGTCGCGGCGGCCAGTACCCGCAAATGTTTGATTAA
- a CDS encoding T6SS amidase immunity protein Tai4 family protein → MTVAIAATLNANAATKIDYSPAEYLKNYALSVCIAEGYSAKEVKNDAAAAARGYTEFGEYSLEAHTAVRALAKEFLAKHYDSMSGEPMTMAKCIDLVHSQALQAIIKKYQGKDDN, encoded by the coding sequence CTGACTGTGGCCATCGCCGCAACGTTGAACGCTAATGCAGCGACAAAAATTGACTACTCCCCTGCCGAGTACCTCAAAAACTACGCGCTTAGCGTTTGTATCGCCGAGGGATACTCAGCAAAAGAAGTCAAAAACGATGCCGCCGCCGCTGCTCGGGGTTACACGGAATTCGGCGAATATTCTCTGGAAGCGCATACCGCTGTCAGGGCGCTGGCAAAAGAATTTCTGGCAAAGCACTATGACAGCATGTCTGGGGAGCCGATGACGATGGCAAAGTGCATCGATCTTGTACATAGCCAAGCATTGCAAGCCATCATCAAGAAGTACCAAGGGAAAGACGACAACTGA
- the tssB gene encoding type VI secretion system contractile sheath small subunit — translation MSNSKSRSGQKFIARNRAPRVQIEYDVEIYGAERKIQLPFVMGVMADLVGKAVDPQASVEERKFMEIDVDNFDERMKSLKPRVAYQVDNTLTGEGKLNIDLTFESMEDFSPAAIARKVDALDNLLDARTQLSNLLSYMDGKNGAEELISKILQNPALLQSLTDAPKPAVNDENNERED, via the coding sequence ATGTCAAACTCGAAATCCCGCAGCGGGCAGAAATTCATCGCCCGCAACCGCGCGCCGCGCGTACAGATTGAATACGATGTCGAAATTTATGGCGCAGAGCGCAAAATCCAGCTGCCGTTCGTGATGGGCGTGATGGCGGATCTGGTGGGGAAAGCGGTCGATCCGCAAGCCAGCGTGGAAGAGCGCAAGTTCATGGAAATCGACGTCGACAACTTCGACGAGCGCATGAAATCGCTGAAGCCGCGCGTCGCCTACCAGGTCGACAACACGCTGACCGGCGAAGGCAAGCTGAACATCGATCTGACCTTCGAAAGCATGGAAGACTTCTCCCCTGCCGCCATCGCCCGCAAGGTCGACGCGCTGGACAATCTGCTGGACGCCCGCACCCAGCTTTCCAACCTGCTGTCCTACATGGACGGCAAGAACGGCGCCGAAGAGCTGATCTCCAAGATCCTGCAAAATCCGGCGCTGCTGCAATCCCTGACCGACGCGCCGAAGCCGGCGGTTAACGACGAAAACAACGAGCGTGAGGATTAA
- a CDS encoding PP2C family protein-serine/threonine phosphatase has product MNITIASTSNQGGRASNQDQTGEVLGNRAACFVVCDGIAGFPGGDIAAKLARDTILQNFDGEKHLNAQSIRQHITRANAAIHQQQRQSDEYSKMGTTLVSLFIDRDYQLAYWAHAGDSRLYLFRRGYLHAVTTDHSLIQQMQDAGYQTNGINSNLLYFALGLNEERDATYSDVLQLEDGDVFLLCTDGFWHSFSQAELEQSLHMVNSPSEWIALMQQAWKKNNNSDNYSAIAVWIGSPQETTLLHSLADAERFLSRD; this is encoded by the coding sequence ATGAATATCACCATAGCCTCTACCTCCAACCAGGGCGGCCGCGCCTCCAACCAGGATCAGACCGGCGAGGTGCTCGGCAACCGCGCCGCCTGCTTCGTGGTGTGCGACGGCATCGCCGGCTTTCCGGGCGGCGATATCGCCGCCAAACTGGCGCGCGACACCATTTTGCAAAACTTCGACGGCGAAAAGCACCTGAACGCCCAGAGCATTCGTCAGCACATCACGCGCGCCAACGCCGCCATCCACCAGCAGCAGCGACAGTCGGACGAATACAGCAAGATGGGCACCACGCTGGTCAGCCTGTTTATCGATCGCGATTACCAGCTGGCCTACTGGGCGCACGCCGGCGACAGCCGCCTGTACCTGTTCCGCCGCGGCTACCTGCATGCCGTCACCACCGACCACAGCCTGATCCAGCAGATGCAGGACGCCGGTTATCAGACCAACGGCATCAACAGCAACCTGCTGTATTTCGCGCTGGGGCTGAACGAAGAGCGCGACGCCACCTACAGCGACGTGCTGCAGCTGGAAGACGGCGACGTTTTCCTGCTGTGCACCGACGGCTTCTGGCACAGCTTCAGCCAGGCCGAGCTGGAACAGTCGCTGCACATGGTCAACTCCCCCAGCGAGTGGATCGCCCTGATGCAGCAGGCATGGAAGAAAAACAATAACAGCGATAACTACAGCGCTATCGCCGTCTGGATTGGCTCACCGCAGGAAACCACCCTGCTGCATTCGCTGGCGGATGCGGAGCGGTTTCTGAGCCGCGACTGA
- a CDS encoding T6SS amidase immunity protein Tai4 family protein, with protein sequence MKTTHIALALLLVSPILLAEDIKIENLPQSEIYENWLVSRCIGKSTDSEKTKQDAFRSASAYLEFSKLPMDAFEQGEKLAEQYANKNSQGSVKGSYHTLDCLSLQSSSEAKAIFERYSN encoded by the coding sequence ATGAAGACTACCCACATCGCCCTTGCTCTTCTTCTCGTTTCTCCTATATTGCTGGCGGAAGATATAAAAATAGAAAACTTACCTCAAAGCGAAATTTATGAAAATTGGCTGGTTAGCCGCTGTATTGGGAAGTCTACTGACTCAGAAAAAACCAAGCAAGATGCCTTCCGTTCCGCTTCCGCTTATTTAGAATTCAGTAAACTCCCCATGGATGCATTCGAACAAGGCGAAAAACTGGCTGAACAGTACGCAAATAAAAATAGTCAAGGCTCAGTTAAAGGAAGTTATCATACTTTAGATTGCCTTTCGCTGCAGAGTTCCAGTGAGGCTAAAGCCATCTTCGAACGTTACTCTAACTAA
- a CDS encoding type VI secretion system accessory protein TagJ yields the protein MKSLASMLQGQSIGAAITAVENEIKAKPADADLRAALVQLLCLSGNWTRANAQLKSWQALKPIAQPTTLLLAQSINAELQRQAVFAGTAAPALLRQDQPWLKLMVQALQQDAQGAAEQAQALRDEALEAAPAGAGRLTLAEGDQERQLRFDWLTDGDGRLGPVCELALNGVYYWLPFADIAAIQFQAPQSAIDLVWSHALVRLTDGREQVCQLPARYPLAEGSDDALLLGKRTEWQPLGDGTHYAGLGLKTWLSESDEFPLHSLRQLSFDASA from the coding sequence GTGAAATCATTAGCAAGCATGCTGCAAGGCCAGTCGATTGGCGCGGCCATCACCGCCGTCGAAAACGAGATCAAGGCGAAACCGGCGGATGCCGACCTGCGCGCCGCGCTGGTGCAACTGCTGTGCCTGAGCGGCAACTGGACGCGCGCCAACGCGCAGCTGAAATCCTGGCAGGCGCTGAAACCGATCGCCCAACCAACCACCTTGCTGCTGGCGCAGTCGATTAACGCCGAGCTGCAACGCCAGGCGGTGTTCGCCGGCACGGCCGCGCCGGCGCTGCTGCGGCAGGATCAGCCCTGGCTGAAACTGATGGTGCAGGCGCTGCAGCAGGATGCGCAAGGCGCGGCCGAGCAGGCCCAGGCGCTGCGCGATGAAGCGCTGGAAGCCGCCCCGGCCGGCGCCGGGCGGTTAACGCTGGCCGAAGGCGACCAAGAACGGCAGCTGCGTTTCGACTGGCTGACCGACGGTGACGGCCGCCTCGGGCCGGTATGCGAGCTGGCGCTGAACGGCGTTTACTACTGGCTGCCGTTCGCCGATATCGCCGCGATCCAGTTCCAGGCGCCGCAGAGCGCCATCGATCTGGTGTGGAGCCATGCGCTGGTGCGCCTCACCGACGGCCGCGAACAGGTGTGCCAACTGCCCGCCCGTTATCCGCTGGCCGAAGGCAGCGACGACGCGCTGCTGCTGGGCAAGCGCACCGAATGGCAACCGCTGGGCGACGGCACCCACTATGCGGGGCTGGGCCTGAAGACCTGGCTCAGCGAAAGCGACGAATTCCCGCTGCACAGCCTGCGGCAGCTGAGCTTCGACGCGAGCGCCTGA
- a CDS encoding type VI secretion system amidase effector protein Tae4: MKKPLFGPAWIRFSEVNINVKKVGALIGGKVESNIESGIFENACPIRMSYVLNYTGIPIPSNSGYATVSGKDKKWYLYRVNDMILFLEKNFGKPDITVKSPTPAKFSGKKGIMVIQGNGWRNARGHVTLWNGDICSDSCHFMGDPENGSFVPEVASLWILK, translated from the coding sequence ATGAAAAAACCTCTATTTGGGCCCGCATGGATTCGTTTCTCTGAAGTCAATATCAATGTAAAAAAAGTGGGTGCATTGATTGGTGGAAAAGTAGAAAGCAATATTGAAAGCGGTATTTTTGAAAATGCTTGTCCTATACGAATGAGTTATGTACTCAACTATACAGGCATACCAATTCCCTCTAACTCCGGTTATGCGACTGTGTCTGGTAAAGATAAAAAATGGTATCTTTATCGTGTTAACGATATGATTCTCTTTTTAGAAAAGAACTTCGGCAAGCCTGATATCACGGTGAAATCCCCTACCCCAGCTAAATTTTCAGGTAAAAAAGGGATAATGGTTATACAAGGAAATGGCTGGCGAAATGCCAGAGGACATGTCACATTATGGAACGGTGACATTTGCTCTGACTCTTGTCATTTCATGGGGGATCCTGAGAATGGATCTTTTGTTCCTGAAGTCGCATCACTTTGGATATTAAAATGA
- a CDS encoding Rap1a/Tai family immunity protein — protein sequence MKTKRFYLASLLAVVCSLSAVPPAFAEQTSIAHLTSDDVNLPGSDFFRFYRSADKQEKEKARIYLLGVLDATEGKSWCQYSQLQTVTLQEFVFEFFNKLPAARLHERAAPLIEEALVTRFPCKGGKA from the coding sequence ATGAAGACAAAACGGTTTTATCTGGCATCGCTGTTGGCTGTCGTCTGCTCGCTCTCCGCCGTGCCGCCAGCTTTCGCAGAGCAGACATCGATAGCGCATTTGACGTCCGATGATGTCAATCTGCCAGGCAGTGACTTTTTCCGTTTCTATCGCAGTGCAGATAAACAGGAAAAAGAGAAAGCGCGGATTTATTTGCTGGGCGTGCTGGACGCGACGGAAGGAAAAAGCTGGTGCCAATACAGCCAGCTACAAACCGTCACTCTGCAGGAGTTTGTGTTCGAATTCTTTAATAAACTTCCCGCTGCGCGCCTGCACGAAAGGGCTGCCCCCCTGATTGAAGAGGCTCTGGTGACTCGCTTCCCCTGCAAAGGAGGCAAAGCATGA
- a CDS encoding Hcp family type VI secretion system effector, translating to MAIDMFLKVEGASGESKDSNHKGWTDITSFSWGASQPGNMGVGGGGGAGKVCFNDLHVNALVDKSTPALLKHCSSGKHLTKVELSVCKAGGTQVEYVKITLDDVLVTAVQYTGAGGEDTVGVTYSFQAAKVKQQYWEQSDKGGKGAESSAGWNIKENREA from the coding sequence ATGGCTATTGATATGTTCCTGAAAGTTGAAGGTGCCAGCGGCGAATCTAAAGATTCGAATCACAAAGGCTGGACCGACATTACTTCTTTCTCCTGGGGCGCTTCTCAACCGGGCAATATGGGCGTTGGCGGCGGCGGTGGCGCCGGTAAAGTGTGCTTCAACGATCTGCACGTTAACGCGCTGGTCGACAAGTCAACCCCGGCGCTGCTGAAGCACTGCTCCAGCGGTAAGCACCTGACCAAGGTTGAGTTGTCTGTCTGCAAGGCGGGCGGTACTCAGGTTGAGTACGTTAAAATCACCCTGGACGACGTGCTGGTCACCGCCGTGCAGTACACCGGCGCAGGCGGTGAAGACACCGTGGGCGTCACCTACTCCTTCCAGGCGGCGAAAGTGAAACAGCAATACTGGGAGCAGAGCGACAAAGGCGGCAAAGGCGCCGAAAGCAGCGCAGGTTGGAACATTAAGGAAAACCGCGAAGCTTAA
- the tagH gene encoding type VI secretion system-associated FHA domain protein TagH codes for MRFSIVKNKSGQVPPQSSCDFLPPGGTIGRSVDNNLVLPDEERAISRLQAIVHISADGECRITNRGNVTRVLLNDIPLERGRQVELQDGDVLGIDDYQIEVSALHQHAAPQAQPVAKAAAVAAAAAPTAAAKEKSAAPIPNEIWDSLVEEFTPNAPAAVTPPPVANPGNHPLLDTPARELNPADPLAQLAGDVDLRQLQQQQTDPAALFNTDTTFEREHILADTTPSALLAEQAAPARPVTPAQNAQQPEQELDPLALFGGSSAPASPETLNSNDPLGLLMGGAVPLAQPEEPVQPPAPPPIAAQPQAPRPERTPPPVQTPEPQPQPAPQFSRQEPPVQPPRPRQGNRLGIDPVAYQSAQRQHAAAPNGDTLEGPLLAALLQGIGLDDLQPQPHFDEQQIRQAGRLLSLFSQGTVALLSSRSILKRGVKAEMTMILDEANNPFKLLPSGKTVLMQMFGSQMPGFMPPEQAVRDALIDLQAHQLGMIAGIRAIIAAMLQSFNPERLEEEARKEGVAPRLSLPANRKAALWDYFVKNYQQTSGEIEDDFHTLFGEAFLHAYDVEVNQYKDSQTKPDA; via the coding sequence ATGCGATTTTCCATTGTAAAAAATAAAAGCGGCCAGGTTCCGCCGCAGAGCAGTTGCGATTTTCTGCCGCCGGGCGGCACCATCGGCCGCAGCGTGGACAACAACCTGGTGCTGCCGGACGAAGAGCGCGCCATTTCCCGCCTGCAGGCGATCGTGCATATTTCCGCTGACGGCGAATGCCGCATCACCAACCGCGGCAACGTTACCCGCGTGCTGCTGAACGACATTCCGCTGGAACGTGGCCGCCAGGTTGAACTGCAGGACGGCGACGTGCTCGGCATCGACGATTACCAGATTGAAGTCAGCGCGCTGCACCAGCACGCCGCGCCACAGGCTCAACCGGTGGCCAAGGCCGCCGCCGTTGCCGCTGCGGCGGCCCCAACAGCCGCCGCCAAAGAAAAATCCGCCGCGCCCATCCCCAACGAAATCTGGGACAGCCTGGTGGAAGAATTTACCCCGAATGCGCCGGCCGCCGTCACGCCGCCGCCGGTCGCCAATCCTGGCAACCACCCGCTGCTGGATACCCCCGCTCGCGAGCTGAACCCGGCCGATCCGCTGGCGCAGCTGGCGGGCGATGTCGATCTGCGCCAGCTGCAGCAGCAGCAAACCGATCCGGCGGCGCTGTTCAACACCGACACCACCTTTGAGCGCGAACACATCCTGGCCGATACCACCCCCAGCGCGCTGTTGGCGGAACAGGCTGCGCCAGCGCGGCCGGTAACCCCGGCTCAGAATGCGCAGCAACCGGAGCAAGAGCTGGATCCGCTGGCGCTGTTCGGCGGTTCATCCGCTCCCGCGTCGCCCGAGACGCTAAACAGCAACGATCCGCTGGGGCTGCTGATGGGCGGCGCCGTGCCGCTGGCTCAGCCGGAGGAGCCGGTACAGCCGCCCGCACCGCCGCCGATCGCCGCACAACCGCAAGCGCCACGCCCAGAGCGGACGCCGCCACCCGTGCAGACGCCTGAGCCACAGCCCCAACCTGCACCGCAGTTCAGCCGGCAGGAACCGCCCGTGCAGCCGCCGCGCCCGCGCCAGGGCAACCGCCTGGGCATCGATCCGGTCGCCTACCAGTCCGCTCAGCGGCAGCACGCCGCCGCGCCGAATGGCGACACCTTAGAGGGGCCGCTGCTGGCGGCGCTGCTGCAAGGCATTGGTCTCGACGATCTGCAGCCGCAGCCGCATTTCGACGAACAACAGATCCGCCAGGCCGGTCGCCTGCTGAGCCTGTTCTCGCAAGGCACCGTCGCCCTGCTCTCATCCCGCTCGATCCTCAAGCGAGGCGTGAAGGCCGAGATGACCATGATCCTCGACGAGGCCAACAACCCGTTCAAGCTGCTGCCTTCGGGCAAAACGGTGCTGATGCAGATGTTCGGCAGCCAGATGCCGGGCTTTATGCCGCCGGAGCAGGCGGTGCGCGACGCGCTGATCGACCTGCAGGCGCACCAGCTGGGAATGATCGCCGGTATTCGCGCCATCATCGCCGCCATGCTGCAGTCGTTTAACCCGGAGCGCCTCGAAGAGGAAGCGCGCAAGGAAGGCGTGGCGCCGCGCCTGTCGCTGCCCGCCAACCGCAAGGCTGCGCTGTGGGACTACTTCGTGAAGAACTATCAGCAAACCTCCGGCGAGATCGAGGACGATTTCCACACCCTGTTCGGCGAAGCCTTCCTGCACGCCTATGACGTTGAAGTGAATCAATACAAAGACTCACAGACCAAACCGGACGCGTAA
- a CDS encoding T6SS amidase immunity protein Tai4 family protein, translating to MKKILISFLCIYATCAIAQKNQEEPIEKWPPQAAYRNYLQNYKDIALTYCISVAYKTSPEASKDAVASSNGIDAWSYYAIRDEESPIIALTKQYLQKNYNAKDGKSRLDLMKCMDMYHSKDLDKLAKDYVQRPNDNWVKDNPDRVNENPPRK from the coding sequence ATGAAAAAAATCCTTATCTCTTTTCTTTGTATATATGCTACTTGTGCTATAGCACAGAAAAATCAAGAAGAACCTATTGAAAAGTGGCCACCGCAAGCGGCGTACAGAAACTATTTGCAAAACTACAAGGATATTGCTCTAACCTACTGCATTTCCGTCGCTTATAAGACATCACCAGAAGCCAGCAAAGATGCAGTTGCCTCATCGAATGGAATCGATGCGTGGTCATACTATGCAATTCGTGATGAAGAATCCCCTATCATTGCGCTGACAAAGCAGTACTTGCAAAAGAATTACAATGCTAAGGATGGGAAAAGCCGCTTAGACTTAATGAAGTGCATGGATATGTACCATAGTAAAGATCTTGACAAACTTGCGAAAGACTATGTACAGCGCCCTAATGATAATTGGGTGAAAGACAATCCGGATAGAGTAAATGAAAATCCTCCTCGGAAATAA
- a CDS encoding type VI secretion system-associated protein: MKYWMPGLVALMAVPTAQAMNYRLVYSPSQKLEVFIDDVKNSNPASWCGKSIPLRIVSAQSQDPAVLNDFLPRVGNLLEKQCPKAGHLPWTLTDKRGEKLASGEAAKARGWKPVVKQESAEQPETPPPPAIPAAVAVTSPQADTAPPQRFNLPQGCHFRTFWHDDANGGALFIPAGDALRCGEDGWLQGSGAVTLQQGGQTLSPTLWFLQGYPLAQINGGDRALTVVSANAQRLVLGGNPQAPGSFLLLRFEPKLHAWAFNGEAIVEMPRIDAADENKVKQRLQQAQTAWQPLLNAPAPLTFKLVEKLAADRVDPASGSYLSVNGATH, from the coding sequence ATGAAATATTGGATGCCGGGGCTCGTCGCCCTGATGGCGGTACCGACCGCGCAGGCGATGAACTATCGCCTGGTTTACTCCCCCAGCCAGAAGCTGGAAGTGTTTATCGATGACGTCAAAAACAGCAATCCGGCAAGCTGGTGCGGCAAGAGCATCCCGCTGCGCATCGTCTCGGCGCAAAGCCAAGATCCGGCGGTGCTGAACGACTTTCTGCCGCGCGTCGGCAATCTGCTGGAAAAGCAGTGCCCCAAAGCCGGCCACCTGCCCTGGACGCTGACCGACAAGCGCGGTGAAAAGCTGGCCAGCGGCGAAGCCGCCAAAGCGCGCGGCTGGAAACCGGTGGTCAAACAGGAATCCGCCGAGCAGCCGGAAACCCCGCCGCCGCCGGCGATCCCTGCGGCGGTAGCCGTGACCTCTCCGCAGGCGGACACCGCGCCGCCTCAGCGTTTCAACCTGCCGCAGGGCTGCCACTTCCGCACCTTCTGGCATGACGACGCCAACGGCGGCGCGCTGTTCATTCCCGCCGGCGACGCGCTGCGCTGCGGCGAGGACGGCTGGCTGCAGGGCAGCGGCGCGGTCACGCTGCAACAGGGCGGCCAAACCCTCTCGCCGACATTGTGGTTCCTGCAGGGCTATCCGCTGGCGCAGATCAACGGCGGCGATCGCGCGCTGACCGTCGTCAGCGCCAACGCCCAACGGCTGGTTCTGGGCGGTAACCCGCAGGCGCCGGGCAGCTTCCTGCTGCTGAGATTCGAACCGAAGCTGCACGCCTGGGCGTTCAACGGCGAAGCGATCGTTGAAATGCCGCGCATCGACGCCGCTGACGAGAACAAGGTCAAACAGCGCCTGCAGCAGGCGCAAACCGCCTGGCAACCGCTGCTGAACGCCCCCGCTCCGCTGACCTTCAAGCTGGTGGAAAAGCTGGCCGCAGACCGGGTCGATCCCGCCAGCGGCAGCTACCTGTCGGTTAACGGCGCCACTCACTGA
- the tssC gene encoding type VI secretion system contractile sheath large subunit: MSNSPQQQNALQTTETFSSDEFSALLNKEFRPKTDQAKEAVENAVKTLAQQALENTVTVSSDAYRTIQALIAEIDEKLSQQINQIIHHDDFQKLEGAWHGLHYLVNNSETDEMLKIRFMSISKQELGRTLKRYKGVGWDQSPIFKKVYEEEYGQFGGEPFGCLVGDYYFDHSPQDVELLGEMAKIGAASHCPFIAGTAPSVMQMESWQELSNPRDLTKIFQNTEYAAWRSLRESEDARYLGLVMPRFLARLPYGIRTNPVDEFDFEEDTDGATHGNYTWTNAAYAMAANINRSFKEFGWCTAIRGVESGGAVENLPCHTFPSDDGGVDMKCPTEIAISDRREAELAKNGFMPLVHRKNSDFAAFIGAQSLQKPAEYYDADASANAQLSARLPYLFACCRFAHYLKCIVRDKIGSFRERDDMERWLNDWIMNYVDGDPANSSQETKSRKPLAAAEVQVEEIEDNPGYYSAKFFLRPHYQLEGLTVSLRLVSKLPSLKQNDAS, translated from the coding sequence ATGAGCAACTCGCCTCAGCAACAAAATGCGTTGCAGACCACCGAGACTTTTTCCAGCGATGAATTCAGCGCGCTGCTGAATAAAGAGTTCCGGCCGAAGACCGATCAGGCCAAAGAAGCGGTCGAGAACGCGGTGAAAACCCTGGCGCAGCAGGCGCTGGAAAACACCGTCACCGTCTCTTCCGACGCCTACCGCACCATTCAGGCGCTGATTGCGGAAATCGACGAAAAGCTGTCGCAGCAGATCAACCAGATCATTCACCACGACGACTTCCAGAAGCTGGAAGGCGCCTGGCACGGCCTGCATTATCTGGTCAACAACTCCGAAACCGACGAGATGCTGAAGATCCGCTTCATGAGCATTTCCAAGCAGGAGCTGGGCCGCACGCTGAAGCGTTATAAGGGCGTGGGCTGGGACCAGAGCCCGATCTTCAAGAAAGTCTATGAAGAAGAGTATGGCCAGTTCGGCGGCGAGCCGTTCGGCTGCCTGGTGGGCGACTACTACTTCGATCACAGCCCGCAGGACGTGGAGCTGCTGGGCGAAATGGCCAAGATCGGCGCTGCCTCGCACTGCCCGTTCATCGCCGGCACCGCGCCAAGCGTGATGCAGATGGAGTCCTGGCAGGAGCTGTCCAACCCGCGCGATCTGACCAAGATTTTCCAGAACACCGAGTACGCCGCCTGGCGCAGCCTGCGTGAGTCGGAAGACGCGCGCTACCTGGGCCTGGTGATGCCGCGTTTCCTGGCGCGCCTGCCATACGGCATCCGCACCAACCCGGTGGACGAGTTTGACTTCGAAGAAGACACCGACGGCGCGACCCACGGCAATTACACCTGGACCAACGCCGCCTACGCCATGGCCGCCAACATCAACCGTTCGTTCAAAGAGTTCGGCTGGTGCACCGCCATTCGCGGGGTGGAATCCGGCGGCGCGGTGGAAAACCTGCCGTGCCACACCTTCCCGAGCGACGACGGCGGCGTAGACATGAAGTGCCCGACCGAGATCGCCATCAGCGATCGCCGCGAAGCCGAGCTGGCTAAAAACGGCTTTATGCCGCTGGTGCACCGCAAAAACTCCGACTTCGCCGCCTTTATCGGCGCGCAGTCGCTGCAGAAACCGGCGGAATACTACGACGCCGACGCCTCCGCCAACGCCCAGCTTTCCGCGCGCCTGCCGTACCTGTTCGCCTGCTGCCGCTTCGCGCACTACCTGAAGTGCATCGTGCGCGACAAAATTGGCTCCTTCCGCGAGCGCGACGACATGGAACGCTGGCTGAACGACTGGATCATGAACTACGTGGACGGCGATCCGGCCAACTCCTCGCAGGAAACCAAGTCGCGCAAACCGCTGGCCGCGGCGGAAGTGCAGGTGGAAGAGATCGAAGACAACCCGGGCTATTACAGCGCCAAGTTCTTCCTGCGCCCGCACTACCAGCTGGAAGGCCTGACCGTCTCCCTGCGCCTGGTGTCGAAGCTGCCTTCGCTGAAGCAAAACGACGCGTCTTGA